One Oharaeibacter diazotrophicus DNA window includes the following coding sequences:
- a CDS encoding WD40 repeat domain-containing protein has translation MMNRQHPPTGLFELLARSWERPAAVAAVVFSGDGATVAFAGADGTVSLARVADPESALSRVRVSGDLGQTSIRPPARAPRPLVDAPAFGSGPAPIVATDGADFLVGGADGTVVRLATSGEVEPTPVRLGGPVVALAASAGGSAAASDGTVVLVFAARGDAAPVRLAADDAGGIGALAFARGGRRLAVATADGLAVLDTRDDGAVLADVALPSRALAPVWAPGDRLIGTPLAGGGFALVDPVGGGVRVFGDFPAPVRTVSFSGPAEAVLASGAFRVAGWSTARPVAVDDPGGGAIVSGRAGLVPVESLAAHPTRSLVAAGYANGQILLVQVGARGELLVKPAGGAVTALAWSPDGRHLAAGDADGGASIVTFPPQLFK, from the coding sequence ATGATGAACCGGCAACACCCACCGACGGGGCTGTTCGAACTGCTGGCGCGGAGCTGGGAGCGGCCCGCGGCGGTCGCGGCCGTGGTGTTCTCCGGCGACGGCGCCACCGTCGCCTTCGCCGGCGCGGACGGAACGGTGTCGCTGGCGCGGGTTGCCGATCCGGAATCCGCCCTGTCGCGCGTCCGGGTCAGCGGCGATCTCGGCCAGACCTCGATCCGGCCGCCGGCGCGCGCGCCGCGCCCGCTGGTCGACGCGCCGGCCTTCGGATCGGGGCCGGCGCCGATCGTGGCCACCGACGGCGCGGACTTCCTGGTCGGCGGCGCGGACGGAACGGTCGTCCGCCTCGCCACGTCCGGCGAGGTCGAGCCGACCCCGGTCCGGCTCGGCGGGCCGGTGGTCGCACTCGCCGCCTCGGCGGGCGGTTCCGCCGCGGCCAGCGACGGTACCGTGGTTCTGGTCTTCGCCGCCCGCGGCGACGCCGCGCCGGTGCGGCTCGCCGCGGACGACGCCGGCGGGATCGGTGCGCTCGCCTTCGCGCGCGGTGGTCGCCGGCTCGCTGTCGCCACCGCCGACGGCCTCGCCGTCCTCGACACCCGGGACGACGGCGCGGTGCTCGCCGACGTCGCGCTGCCGAGCCGGGCGCTCGCGCCGGTCTGGGCGCCGGGCGACCGCCTGATCGGCACGCCGCTCGCCGGCGGCGGCTTCGCGCTGGTCGATCCGGTCGGCGGCGGCGTCCGCGTCTTCGGCGACTTCCCGGCGCCGGTGCGGACGGTCAGCTTCAGCGGCCCGGCGGAAGCGGTGCTGGCGTCCGGCGCCTTCCGTGTGGCGGGCTGGTCGACCGCCCGGCCGGTGGCGGTCGACGATCCCGGTGGCGGTGCGATCGTCTCGGGCCGGGCCGGGCTGGTGCCGGTCGAGAGCCTCGCCGCCCATCCGACGCGTTCGCTGGTCGCGGCCGGATACGCCAACGGCCAGATCCTGCTGGTGCAGGTCGGCGCGCGCGGCGAGCTGCTGGTCAAGCCGGCGGGTGGCGCGGTCACCGCGCTCGCCTGGTCGCCCGACGGCCGGCATCTCGCCGCCGGCGACGCCGACGGCGGCGCCAGCATCGTCACCTTCCCGCCGCAGCTGTTCAAGTGA
- a CDS encoding NAD(P)-dependent alcohol dehydrogenase, translating to MKAQVLKTYDDSLTAGEWVSEMEVPDPKITKSTDVIVRIGGAGVCRTDLHIIEGVWRPHMDPNGDALLPLIMGHENAGWVEAVGKEVEGIKVGDPVIVHPKISGGTCLACRRGFDMHGPGKFPGLDCDGGYAEFLCTSERNIVPLPKTLAPKDVAAYADAGLTAYRAVKKATRHLLPGESCVVIGAGGLGHIGIQCLKAMCAADVIVVDRSDASLELAAKYGADKLVKADGNEVEAVLALTGGAGAEAVIDFVGEKGTTTKGLAMTRAMGSYYVVGYGEDIRVPTVDMIITEKNIIGNLVGTWAELVELMALADRGLVHLATAEYRLSEANKALHDLHAGRIHGRAVLIP from the coding sequence ATGAAGGCCCAGGTGCTGAAGACCTACGACGACAGCCTCACCGCCGGCGAGTGGGTGAGCGAGATGGAGGTGCCCGACCCGAAGATCACCAAGTCGACCGACGTGATCGTGCGCATCGGCGGCGCGGGCGTCTGCCGCACCGACCTGCACATCATCGAGGGCGTCTGGCGTCCGCACATGGACCCCAACGGCGACGCACTGCTGCCGCTGATCATGGGCCACGAGAACGCCGGCTGGGTCGAGGCGGTCGGCAAGGAGGTCGAGGGCATCAAGGTCGGCGATCCCGTGATCGTGCACCCGAAGATCTCGGGCGGGACCTGCCTCGCCTGCCGCCGCGGCTTCGACATGCACGGCCCCGGCAAGTTCCCCGGCCTCGACTGCGACGGCGGCTACGCCGAGTTCCTCTGCACCTCCGAGCGCAACATCGTGCCGCTGCCGAAGACGCTGGCGCCGAAGGACGTCGCCGCCTACGCCGACGCCGGCCTCACCGCCTATCGCGCCGTCAAGAAGGCGACCCGCCACCTGCTGCCGGGCGAGAGCTGCGTCGTGATCGGCGCCGGCGGCCTCGGCCACATCGGCATCCAGTGCCTGAAGGCGATGTGCGCCGCCGACGTGATCGTGGTCGACCGCTCCGACGCCTCGCTGGAACTCGCCGCGAAATACGGTGCCGACAAGCTGGTCAAGGCCGACGGCAACGAGGTCGAGGCGGTGCTGGCCCTGACCGGCGGCGCCGGTGCCGAGGCGGTCATCGACTTCGTCGGCGAGAAGGGCACCACCACCAAGGGCCTCGCCATGACCCGCGCGATGGGCAGCTACTACGTCGTCGGCTACGGCGAGGACATCCGGGTCCCGACCGTCGACATGATCATCACCGAGAAGAACATCATCGGCAATCTGGTCGGCACCTGGGCCGAGCTGGTGGAGCTGATGGCGCTGGCCGATCGCGGCCTCGTCCACCTCGCCACCGCCGAGTACCGGCTGTCCGAGGCCAACAAGGCGCTGCACGACCTGCACGCCGGCAGGATCCACGGCCGCGCCGTGCTGATCCCCTGA
- a CDS encoding ribbon-helix-helix domain-containing protein → MGRYLDEHDLHRFAKESRSIRIAGHATSIRLEAVFWEILERLAAAEGVSIAKLVTTLQEEAVEALDGAVNLASVLRTVCVLRQRERPPAPPESPGAS, encoded by the coding sequence ATGGGCCGATATCTCGACGAGCATGACCTGCACCGTTTCGCCAAGGAGAGCCGGTCGATCCGGATCGCCGGCCACGCGACCAGCATCCGGCTCGAGGCGGTGTTCTGGGAGATCCTCGAGCGTCTCGCCGCGGCCGAGGGCGTGTCGATCGCCAAACTGGTGACGACCCTCCAGGAGGAGGCCGTCGAGGCGCTCGACGGCGCGGTCAACCTCGCCTCGGTGCTCAGGACCGTCTGCGTGCTCCGCCAGCGCGAGCGGCCGCCGGCGCCGCCGGAATCACCCGGCGCGTCCTGA